CCGTGCGGTGGACCGTGTGGACTACGCCGCCCGGCCCCTGCTGTGGGCGGGAGGGGCAATGGTTTTCCTGTTACCTTTCGCCGTCATCCTGGGCATGTTTGGCCTGCGGGCTACCGGAGCCTTCCGTGAGCTTTGGCCTGTGATGTTCGGCAGGGAGCAGCTGGCGAGGACTTCACCGGGTTTGGCAGCGGAGAAGCTGAACAATGCGCTGGCCGCTTGGCCCGGCACCGAGCTTTCAGGCATGGCGGGCCACATCGCCCGCGATGCCGCGTTGCGGCCGGGCTTGCTGGCAGCGGACTCGCGTGACTGGCTCTCGCAAGCCGCGGATTTCTACGGCCAGGCCAAGGCCCTCAATCCCTTCGATCCGGAGTGGCCGGTCAACCGTGCCAACGTGCTCTCCGCGTTAGGACGCGACGATGAGGCCGAGGAAGATTACGAGGCTGCCGTGAAGCTCGAAGGAGGCATGGAAGGCACCTTCCGGGCTCGCTTCTACTACGGCCGCCACCTCTACGGTCGCTGGTACCGCGCGTGGACCAAGCAGGAACGCCCGCCCGGCCAGGCGCTCGCGGCTTTTCTCAAGGCTCGTCAGCTCTTCAAGGAAGCGGCCGAACTCACCGAGGCTTGGGTCCGGGGCAAGGAAGAGTCGGAGATGGTAAAGGGCTTGGAGGAAACGATTACTTTCCTTGAAGGCGCCAAGGTGCTGCCCGAGCCCCCGCCCGGGAACTGAGGCTCACTCCGCAAGCGGCAGCCGCAGCACGAAGCAGGCTCCGCCGCGCGGGCCTCTTTCGTAGCGGATGCTTCCGCCCATGGCCTCCACCAGCTCGCGCACGATGTGCAGGCCTAGCCCGGTTGAAACCTCGCCCCCGGTCGGGCGACTGCTCAGACGGGTGAACTTCTTGAAAAGCTGGTCCCGCTCGTCCTCGGCCACCCCCGGGCCTTCATCGTCGATCAGGAAGACGCCGGACTTCGCGTCGCGCTGCAGGCTGATCCTTACCAAGGTGCCGTGGGGCGAAAACTTGATCGCGTTCGAAACCAGATTCTCCAGGGAGCAGAGCAAGGACCGACGGTCCGCCTGCACGGGAATGCGCTCTCCGGAGCTCTCCATGCTGATCGCGATGCTCTTGCGCTTCCCCAAGGGCAGGAAGCTCTTGATGGCTTCTTCCGTATACTCGCGGAGGCAAAGTGACGTCAGGCCCATCTCCGCCTTCGCCTCCTCGATCTGCCGTGTCTGCAGGAGCGAGCCCACGATCTCAAGCGCCCTGTCGGTTGCATCACCGATGCTGGCCACCAGCGCGCTATGGGTCTGGTCCATCGATGCGCTTTGCTCTTGAAGCATGGAGCTGGCGAAGCGGACGGCACCGAGAGGGTTCTTGAGATCGTGGGCCACCACTTCCAGCACGCGGTTGCGCTCGTCGATCGCCTCCGCCAGGCGCTTGCGGGTACTTTGCAGGTTCAGATGCACCTGCACGCGCGAGAGTAACTCGGGCCCGTGAAAAGGTTTGGTCACGTAGTCCACCGCCCCGGCCGCCAGAGCCTCCATGATGAAGCTCTTGTCCGTCACGGCGGAGAGGAAGATCACCGGTATATCCTGCCATTCGGGTTGCGAGCGGAGCCGGCGGCAGAGGTCGAAGCCGGTCATCCCCGGCATCATCACATCCATGAGCACCAGATCGGGAGTGGTGCTCCGCAGCTTGGCCAAGGCCTCCTCGCCACTACCCGCGGCGATGACCTCGTGGCCTTGGCGGAGCAGCATCGGACCCACCACCTGGATGTTCTTCGGCTCGTCATCGACCACGAGAATCAATGACGAATTGGCCGGGCCCGGGAGTGGATCAAAGGTCGGCATGACTGAAGCTGTCGATCAATCCGGGAAGTTGGGCCAGCAGGCGGCCGGCCTCGGCGAAATCCATCTGAGCGGCCGCTTGCTCGAGCTGCGAGGCATATTCAGCGAGCGGCGGGCAGTCGTGCAGCCCGGCCAGTTCCGCCAGCTCCTTGGCGAAACGGAGGGTCGCTTGGGCTGGCACCAGTTCGATCAGTCCGGGTAGAACCGAATCGCGTAGGTCCGCCAGTTCACGCTGCAAGTCGGGCCACTCTCCGGCGTGCACCGCATCCGTCACGGGTGCCGCCTCCGGCACGGGCTTGCCGGTGGCAGCGGTGGTTCGCACCGGGAGAAACTTGGTGAGCTCCAGGTAAAGACGCTCCCGGCTGACCGGTTTGCTCGCGAAGCCGTCGAAGAGGCCTTTGAGCTCTTCTGGATCTCCCGCCAAGGCTGAGGAGGTAACGGCAATCAGCGGGATCTTCCGGGTGGACTCCTGCGACTTGAGCAGGCCATGGGCGGAAGCCCCGTCGGCTACCGGCGTGCGGGCATCCATCAGGATGAGATCCGGCGGGTGGCGCTCACACAGAGCCACCGCTTGCTCGCCATTCTCGGCCTCCAGCACCTGATGCGGCGTGCCCTGCAAGTATCCCCGGATCAGCTCGCGGTTCAGCGGCGCATCATCCACGACCAGGATCCTGGCGGGAGCCAAGCGGTTGAAATCCGCCGTCCTCTCGCTGGTGTCCGCGGGCCGCTCCGGCACAGGCCCCGTCCGACCCTCGACCGGCACCGAAACACGGAAGATCGACCCCTTGCCCAAATGGCTTTGCACTTCCAATCGCCCCCCCATGAGCTTTACCAGTCGCTCACTGATGCTGAGGCCCAGACCGGTCCCTTCAAACCGGCGGCCCTGCTTGGATTCAACCTGGTAAAAGGGCCGGAAAATCTGCCCGACTTGATCCCCCGCGATGCCGATACCGCTGTCCCTCACTTCGAAGTGAAGCGTTTTCCGGTCCATCCCTTTCACCGCTTCCATGCGTAGCTTTGCATGCACATGACCA
The genomic region above belongs to Luteolibacter rhizosphaerae and contains:
- a CDS encoding hybrid sensor histidine kinase/response regulator yields the protein MPTFDPLPGPANSSLILVVDDEPKNIQVVGPMLLRQGHEVIAAGSGEEALAKLRSTTPDLVLMDVMMPGMTGFDLCRRLRSQPEWQDIPVIFLSAVTDKSFIMEALAAGAVDYVTKPFHGPELLSRVQVHLNLQSTRKRLAEAIDERNRVLEVVAHDLKNPLGAVRFASSMLQEQSASMDQTHSALVASIGDATDRALEIVGSLLQTRQIEEAKAEMGLTSLCLREYTEEAIKSFLPLGKRKSIAISMESSGERIPVQADRRSLLCSLENLVSNAIKFSPHGTLVRISLQRDAKSGVFLIDDEGPGVAEDERDQLFKKFTRLSSRPTGGEVSTGLGLHIVRELVEAMGGSIRYERGPRGGACFVLRLPLAE